From a single Falco rusticolus isolate bFalRus1 chromosome 17, bFalRus1.pri, whole genome shotgun sequence genomic region:
- the DRAM2 gene encoding DNA damage-regulated autophagy modulator protein 2 isoform X1 yields MWWFQQGLSFLPAALVVWSAASFVFSYITAIVLHHVDPLVPYISDTGTIPPERCLFGIMLNISAFLGMATMYVRYKQIYALNPEKSKIIKLNKIGLTLGLMSCFGLCIIANFQKCILYYIHVVGACLTFGVGAIYMLVQTVLSYLMQPEVHSKDIFWIRLTVLLWCCSSIVSMFVSSVILYSGLYGTNLVQKLHWDPQERGYTAHIISTVSEWSLAFSFLSFFLTYIRDFQKISLRAVVSLHGQTLYNTPQSFVTDEQTLLIAGSI; encoded by the exons ATGTGGTGGTTTCAGCAAGGCCTCTCTTTCTTGCCTGCGGCTTTGGTTGTTTggtcagctgcatcttttgtgttttcatacATTACTGCAATCGTCCTACACCACGTCGACCCTTTGGTGCCCTACATCAG TGATACAGGGACAATACCACCTGAAAGATGCTTATTTGGGATCATGTTAAATATTTCGGCTTTCTTGG GTATGGCTACCATGTACGTCCGTTATAAACAAATTTATGCTTTGAATCCAGAAAAATCCAAGATCATCAAGCTCAATAAGATTGGCCTTACACTAGGATTGATGAGCTGTTTCGGACTTTGCATTATTGCAAATTTCCAG AAATGTATTCTGTACTACATACACGTGGTTGGAGCCTGCCTGACATTCGGAGTAGGAGCCATTTATATGCTGGTTCAGACCGTCCTGTCCTACCTGATGCAGCCAGAAGTTCACAGCAAAGACATCTTTTGGATCCGTCTGACCGTGTTGCTCTGGTGTTGTTCCAGCATTGTGAGCA TGTTTGTTTCCTCAGTCATCTTATACAGCGGCCTGTATGGGACGAATCTAGTGCAGAAGTTGCACTGGGACCCACAGGAAAGA GGCTACACAGCTCACATCATCAGTACCGTCTCAGAGTGGTCGTTAGCATTCTCCTTCCTCAGCTTTTTCCTCACCTATATCCGTGACTTTCAG AAAATTTCCCTGCGTGCAGTCGTCAGCTTGCATGGACAAACCCTGTATAACACACCGCAGAGCTTTGTGACTGACGAGCAAACACTACTGATAGCAGGGAGCATCTAA
- the DRAM2 gene encoding DNA damage-regulated autophagy modulator protein 2 isoform X2, whose amino-acid sequence MWWFQQGLSFLPAALVVWSAASFVFSYITAIVLHHVDPLVPYISDTGTIPPERCLFGIMLNISAFLGMATMYVRYKQIYALNPEKSKIIKLNKIGLTLGLMSCFGLCIIANFQKCILYYIHVVGACLTFGVGAIYMLVQTVLSYLMQPEVHSKDIFWIRLTVLLWCCSSIVSMFVSSVILYSGLYGTNLVQKLHWDPQERKISLRAVVSLHGQTLYNTPQSFVTDEQTLLIAGSI is encoded by the exons ATGTGGTGGTTTCAGCAAGGCCTCTCTTTCTTGCCTGCGGCTTTGGTTGTTTggtcagctgcatcttttgtgttttcatacATTACTGCAATCGTCCTACACCACGTCGACCCTTTGGTGCCCTACATCAG TGATACAGGGACAATACCACCTGAAAGATGCTTATTTGGGATCATGTTAAATATTTCGGCTTTCTTGG GTATGGCTACCATGTACGTCCGTTATAAACAAATTTATGCTTTGAATCCAGAAAAATCCAAGATCATCAAGCTCAATAAGATTGGCCTTACACTAGGATTGATGAGCTGTTTCGGACTTTGCATTATTGCAAATTTCCAG AAATGTATTCTGTACTACATACACGTGGTTGGAGCCTGCCTGACATTCGGAGTAGGAGCCATTTATATGCTGGTTCAGACCGTCCTGTCCTACCTGATGCAGCCAGAAGTTCACAGCAAAGACATCTTTTGGATCCGTCTGACCGTGTTGCTCTGGTGTTGTTCCAGCATTGTGAGCA TGTTTGTTTCCTCAGTCATCTTATACAGCGGCCTGTATGGGACGAATCTAGTGCAGAAGTTGCACTGGGACCCACAGGAAAGA AAAATTTCCCTGCGTGCAGTCGTCAGCTTGCATGGACAAACCCTGTATAACACACCGCAGAGCTTTGTGACTGACGAGCAAACACTACTGATAGCAGGGAGCATCTAA
- the LRIF1 gene encoding ligand-dependent nuclear receptor-interacting factor 1 codes for MAVAAADSGDVARAFVGAPVLGLLLAWPLRPAGRQRPQGDGEGGPGRGPGLGPPPPLMGAIAGAQTGHFQPQNRPGRKQSRTASNYFRYQPEAPPKAATPFAAARRRRAPLPLSPGSGLEEAAADWRGRQGGARERRERRGRGGGAGGTGAALVPPAAGAARPGPLPRRHVPPPAGGPAEPRGAAGQRHAVVQCEKMDSLRKVIQIKYQEKPHWKQYLELRKKFGLSKEERVYLRRIPLRTSCETPEERVCSSNSLKRENDSCSSSSLDVEVISQHRECVKEEKVIVDLEEELTKKRKIKPSPLSDSRKRRKTSVKSTASPSSENISSGAGVLNKSVSPPPVSSQHSVSTDFVTSSPGKDSEPDPYGQYSDLADLNIPVLVSGEVYASVPEGSFRNDAFPLTPPDLDETIRDEKIKRLKQLLREREAALEEVRKKNAAELKY; via the exons ATGGCTGTGGCAGCTGCGGACTCTGGGGACGTGGCCAGGGCCTTTGTGGGGgccccagtgctggggctgctcctggcctggccgctccgccccgccggGCGCCAGCGCCCGCAGGGTGACGGCgagggggggccgggccgggggccgggcctggggccgccccctcccctgaTGGGGGCCATCGCTGGCGCCCAAACCGGCCATTTCCAGCCTCAAAACCGGCCAGGCAGGAAGCAGTCCCGCACCGCCTCCAACTACTTCCGTTATCAGCCGGAAGCGCCGCCGAAAGCCGCTACGCCATTTGCAGCCGCCCGGCGGCGCCGCGCTCCACTTCCGCTCTCTCCCGGAAGTGGCCTGGAGGAAGCGGCCGCCGATTGGCGCGGGCGGCAGGGCGGCGCGCGggagcggcgggagcggcgggggcgggggggcggggcgggcggaa CCGGTGCCGCACTCGtgccccccgcggcgggggcagccAGGCCCGGCCCGCTGCCGCGGCGCCATGTACCGCCGCCCGCCGGGGGCCCCGCGGAGCCGAGAGGAGCGGCCGGGCAGCGCCACGCAGTT gtCCAGTGTGAAAAGATGGATTCACTGAGAAAGGTTATTCAAATCAAATACCAAGAGAAGCCACATTGGAAACAGTACTTggaattaaggaaaaaatttgGTCTGTCTAAGGAGGAGAGAGTATACCTTAGGAGAATACCATTAAGGACCTCCTGTGAGACACCAGAAGAAAGAGTTTGTTCCAGTAACAgcttgaaaagggaaaatgattCTTGCAGTTCATCATCATTAGATGTGGAAGTAATAAGTCAACATCGGGAATGTGTTAAAGAGGAAAAG GTGATTGTGGATCTGGAAGAGGAGTTGACTAAGAAAcgaaaaataaaaccttcacCACTGTCagacagcagaaagagaaggaagacttCAGTCAAATCAACCGCAAGTCCAAGTTCAGAAAATATCAGCTCAGGTGCTGGTGTACTCAACAAAAGTGTTTCACCTCCACCAGTCTCATCACAGCACAGTGTTTCCACAGACTTTGTCACATCATCCCCAGGGAAGGACTCTGAGCCAGACCCATACGGTCAATATAGTGATCTTGCAGACTTAAATATTCCAGTTTTAGTGTCTGGTGAGGTTTATGCTTCAGTTCCTGAAGGTTCTTTTAGAAATGATGCTTTCCCTTTGACTCCACCAGATTTGGATGAAACAATACgggatgaaaaaataaaacgACTTAAACAGCTTCTAAGAGAACGAGAAGCAGCACTTGAAGAAGTAcgtaaaaaaaatgcagcagagttGAAATACTGA